The proteins below come from a single Desulfurella sp. genomic window:
- the rpmE gene encoding 50S ribosomal protein L31 gives MKKDIHPKYELTTIECACGNKIEVRSTIKNLKVQICNKCHPFFTGKEKIVDEGGRVDKFQKKYAKK, from the coding sequence ATGAAAAAAGATATTCATCCAAAGTATGAGCTAACTACAATAGAATGTGCATGTGGAAATAAAATAGAGGTACGTTCAACAATTAAGAATCTTAAGGTTCAAATATGCAATAAGTGTCATCCATTTTTTACTGGTAAAGAAAAAATTGTTGATGAAGGCGGGAGAGTAGATAAATTTCAGAAAAAATATGCAAAAAAATAG
- a CDS encoding class I SAM-dependent methyltransferase translates to MKKAVIAINQKGELFEGNFEDSPFYLIVNDKNERKKIQDCALNLGELKDYVLIGKNASAQFRNIIKDKEFDYIFLDFTNLDETLKYFEDYSNKIEVFNKHTQEYEEWFDKNKYVYLSEIEALKKALPQKGRGIEIGVGSGRFAIPLGIKVGVEPSRKMGEIAKQNGIDVIFGVAENLPIDDNSFDFALMAVTICFVNDPLKSLKECYRILKPKGQIIVGIVDADTPLGKVYLKKKENSVFYKYARFFSSKEILDLFEKSGFAFKQAYQVLFGDYGKINHIQEPKEGFSEGGFSVLVGEK, encoded by the coding sequence ATGAAAAAAGCAGTCATAGCAATTAATCAAAAAGGTGAGTTATTTGAAGGTAACTTTGAAGATTCTCCATTTTATTTGATAGTTAATGACAAAAATGAAAGGAAAAAAATACAGGATTGTGCGTTAAATCTGGGTGAACTAAAAGATTATGTTTTAATAGGCAAAAATGCTTCAGCTCAATTTAGAAACATTATTAAAGACAAAGAATTTGATTATATTTTTTTAGATTTTACAAATCTTGACGAAACTTTGAAATATTTTGAAGACTATTCAAATAAAATAGAAGTTTTTAATAAACATACACAAGAATACGAAGAATGGTTTGATAAAAATAAATATGTATATCTATCTGAAATAGAAGCATTAAAAAAAGCTTTACCACAAAAAGGTAGAGGAATTGAAATTGGTGTTGGTAGCGGTAGGTTTGCAATACCTCTTGGTATAAAAGTAGGTGTAGAACCCTCAAGAAAGATGGGTGAAATTGCAAAACAAAATGGTATAGATGTAATATTTGGGGTTGCCGAAAACTTACCGATTGATGATAACAGTTTTGATTTTGCTTTGATGGCAGTTACGATTTGTTTTGTAAATGATCCACTAAAGAGTCTTAAGGAATGTTATCGGATTTTAAAACCAAAAGGGCAAATTATAGTAGGTATTGTGGATGCAGATACGCCACTTGGTAAGGTTTATTTGAAAAAAAAAGAAAATAGTGTATTTTATAAGTATGCGAGGTTTTTTTCATCAAAGGAAATTTTAGATTTGTTTGAAAAGTCAGGGTTTGCTTTTAAACAAGCTTATCAAGTACTTTTTGGTGATTATGGTAAAATAAACCATATTCAAGAACCAAAAGAAGGTTTTAGTGAAGGTGGTTTTAGTGTATTGGTGGGTGAAAAATGA
- a CDS encoding 16S rRNA (uracil(1498)-N(3))-methyltransferase encodes MSLPCFIGKVSDSHIIIESQEYHHAVNVKKLKINDKIEVNDLNGNCFVATINKIEKNYLIAIIDSKITKDIPKTDITLYQCLPNKLSKIDELIEPISQLNVKTFIPVISQHCALKPKDIQNKIAKWEKIAIQSIKQCKRLFPVIIEKQQNLFDINPKEQLKIVFYENEKNNTLKSLKIKTFDSIAIVIGPEGGFCESEILHLQKKGFIALSLSKNILKTEVATISALAQIELMII; translated from the coding sequence ATGAGTTTGCCATGTTTTATTGGAAAAGTTTCGGATAGCCACATAATTATAGAATCTCAAGAATATCATCATGCTGTAAATGTTAAAAAATTAAAGATTAATGATAAAATTGAAGTAAATGACTTAAATGGTAACTGCTTTGTTGCAACCATAAATAAAATAGAAAAAAATTACCTTATAGCAATAATTGACAGCAAAATAACAAAAGATATCCCCAAAACAGACATAACACTTTACCAGTGCTTGCCAAATAAATTATCAAAAATAGATGAACTGATAGAACCAATATCGCAACTCAATGTAAAAACATTTATTCCAGTCATATCCCAGCATTGTGCCTTAAAACCAAAAGACATTCAAAATAAAATTGCCAAATGGGAAAAAATTGCAATCCAGTCTATTAAGCAATGCAAAAGACTCTTTCCAGTAATCATTGAAAAGCAACAAAACTTATTTGATATTAATCCTAAAGAACAATTAAAAATAGTATTTTATGAAAATGAAAAAAACAATACATTAAAAAGTTTAAAAATTAAAACATTTGATAGTATAGCAATTGTAATTGGTCCAGAAGGGGGTTTTTGCGAAAGTGAAATTTTACATTTACAAAAAAAGGGCTTTATTGCACTGAGTCTGTCAAAAAATATCCTAAAAACTGAAGTTGCAACAATATCAGCTCTTGCTCAAATAGAATTAATGATTATATAG
- a CDS encoding CC/Se motif family (seleno)protein encodes MKIDASARDYILKKGGKVSITYHDVANTCIDVKTIPEVSIGLPLNPDKYILLNIDGIDVYVDKFVGDSDNLTIKLNKVFGFKYLVLDGWKTI; translated from the coding sequence ATGAAGATTGACGCTTCAGCAAGAGATTACATCTTAAAAAAAGGTGGTAAAGTCAGCATTACCTACCATGATGTTGCAAATACCTGTATAGATGTAAAAACAATACCTGAAGTGTCAATCGGCTTGCCCCTTAACCCTGATAAGTACATTTTACTAAATATTGACGGCATAGATGTTTATGTGGATAAATTTGTAGGAGATAGTGATAATTTAACAATCAAACTCAATAAAGTGTTTGGTTTTAAATACTTAGTACTTGATGGCTGGAAAACTATATAA
- a CDS encoding carbon starvation protein A gives MSAIALVVAAVALYALAYRFYGAFIASKVLITDPHRKTPAYRLENGYDYVPTNRWVLFGHQFAAIAGAGPLVGPVLAAQFGYLPGALWILIGAVLAGAVHDMVILFASVRHNGLSLIEIAKKEIGTFSGILTAIAVIFIIITALAGLALVVVNALFKSPWGTFTVGATIPIAILMGAYMKWFRPGKVMEATIIGVALLIISVVVGPFIQHSSFASALTFSKKQMTVIIATYGFIAAVLPVWILLVPRDYLSTYMKLGVMLLLAIGVIIVNPTLKMPALTQFIHGGGPIVPGKVWPFVFITIACGALSGFHALVSSGTTPKMIENEKDILPIGYGAMLAEGFVAIMALIAATSLIPADYFAINVPPAVFAKLGMHPVDLANLSAMVGENVAGRPGGAVSLAVGMAFIFSKIPWLDSLMSYMYHFIILFEAMFILTTVDAGTRVGRYLLQEAFGGIYAPFKDKNWWPGIIITSALISFTWGYLVYGGDISTIWPLFGTSNQLLASLALAIGTTVIIKLGRAQYAWITFIPFAFVSVTTLYASYLNIVGNFLPKGKILLVVLTIMIMLTAIGIIADSFIKWYNWLIKKESYQPFAADVEVEKT, from the coding sequence ATGAGTGCTATTGCTTTGGTTGTGGCAGCTGTGGCATTATACGCATTGGCTTATCGTTTTTACGGTGCATTTATTGCTTCAAAGGTATTAATAACAGATCCACACCGTAAGACACCAGCGTATAGGCTAGAAAACGGTTATGATTATGTCCCCACAAACAGATGGGTATTGTTTGGGCATCAGTTTGCAGCTATAGCTGGAGCAGGTCCACTTGTAGGTCCTGTGCTTGCAGCTCAATTTGGGTATTTGCCTGGTGCTTTATGGATTTTGATAGGTGCAGTTTTGGCTGGCGCAGTACATGATATGGTTATTTTATTTGCGTCAGTTAGGCATAATGGTTTATCTCTAATTGAAATTGCAAAAAAAGAAATCGGTACATTTAGTGGTATTTTAACAGCAATTGCAGTTATATTTATCATTATTACAGCTTTGGCCGGACTTGCTTTAGTAGTTGTTAATGCTTTATTTAAGAGTCCGTGGGGTACTTTTACAGTAGGAGCGACAATTCCTATTGCAATATTAATGGGTGCTTATATGAAATGGTTTAGACCTGGTAAGGTTATGGAAGCTACGATTATAGGTGTAGCATTGTTGATTATCAGCGTTGTTGTTGGTCCTTTCATTCAACACAGCAGTTTTGCAAGTGCACTAACGTTTAGTAAAAAACAAATGACTGTTATTATTGCAACATATGGCTTTATTGCAGCTGTATTGCCTGTTTGGATATTGCTTGTCCCAAGGGATTATTTGAGTACGTATATGAAGCTTGGGGTTATGCTTTTATTGGCTATTGGTGTAATTATCGTAAACCCAACTTTAAAAATGCCAGCTTTGACACAGTTTATTCATGGTGGTGGACCAATTGTTCCTGGTAAGGTTTGGCCATTTGTGTTTATAACAATTGCATGTGGGGCATTATCTGGGTTTCATGCCCTTGTGTCATCTGGTACAACGCCAAAAATGATAGAAAACGAAAAAGACATATTGCCAATTGGATATGGTGCAATGCTTGCAGAAGGTTTTGTTGCAATCATGGCTCTAATTGCAGCAACAAGCCTTATTCCTGCGGATTATTTTGCTATTAATGTACCACCTGCTGTTTTTGCAAAACTTGGCATGCATCCAGTTGATTTAGCAAACTTGTCTGCAATGGTAGGTGAAAATGTAGCAGGCAGACCAGGAGGCGCGGTTTCGCTTGCTGTAGGTATGGCATTTATATTTTCAAAAATACCTTGGCTTGATAGCCTGATGTCCTATATGTATCATTTTATAATTTTGTTTGAAGCAATGTTTATATTAACAACAGTTGATGCAGGAACACGTGTTGGAAGGTATTTATTACAAGAAGCATTTGGTGGTATTTATGCACCTTTTAAAGATAAGAACTGGTGGCCAGGAATAATTATAACGAGCGCATTAATATCATTTACCTGGGGATATTTAGTTTATGGTGGTGATATATCTACTATATGGCCACTTTTTGGAACATCCAATCAATTACTTGCTTCTCTTGCATTGGCTATTGGCACGACTGTTATTATAAAGTTAGGCAGAGCCCAATATGCATGGATTACATTTATACCATTTGCTTTTGTATCTGTGACTACATTATATGCTTCTTATTTGAATATCGTAGGCAATTTTTTGCCAAAGGGAAAAATTTTACTTGTTGTATTGACAATTATGATTATGCTAACAGCAATCGGCATAATTGCAGATTCATTTATTAAATGGTATAATTGGCTAATTAAAAAGGAATCTTATCAGCCATTTGCAGCTGATGTAGAAGTAGAAAAAACTTAA
- a CDS encoding TIGR00296 family protein produces MNSVLNFSLEEGKFLVKLARQSVEYFLGTNKYPPLPQNYPPKLDKNMGVFVTLSTFPNENLRGCIGYPYAFNSLIELCISASIKAACEDPRFECVKKEELYDIIFEVTILSPMIPLDQNKPYEEQIEIGRDGLLVVCDLYGKSGLLLPQVATQWGFDKKTFLREVCRKASMYDDCMNDRNCKFYRFESQIFKEVSPNSEIKEEILNERNI; encoded by the coding sequence ATGAACAGCGTCCTAAATTTTAGCTTAGAGGAAGGCAAGTTTTTAGTTAAATTGGCAAGGCAATCGGTTGAGTACTTTTTAGGTACCAATAAATACCCACCGCTCCCACAAAATTATCCTCCAAAACTTGATAAAAACATGGGTGTATTTGTTACTCTATCAACATTTCCGAATGAAAACTTAAGAGGTTGTATTGGGTATCCTTATGCGTTTAACTCGTTGATTGAGTTGTGTATTTCTGCAAGTATAAAAGCTGCGTGCGAAGATCCAAGGTTTGAGTGTGTCAAGAAAGAGGAGTTGTATGATATAATTTTTGAGGTTACAATACTTTCGCCCATGATACCACTTGACCAAAATAAGCCTTATGAGGAGCAAATTGAGATTGGTAGGGATGGTTTGCTTGTGGTGTGCGATTTGTATGGCAAAAGCGGATTACTGCTGCCTCAGGTTGCTACTCAGTGGGGTTTTGATAAAAAAACATTTTTAAGGGAGGTGTGCAGAAAAGCTTCAATGTATGATGATTGTATGAATGACAGAAATTGTAAGTTTTACAGATTTGAAAGTCAAATTTTTAAAGAGGTTTCACCTAACTCAGAGATTAAGGAGGAAATTTTAAATGAAAGAAATATTTGA
- the ileS gene encoding isoleucine--tRNA ligase: GTALNKILKDMVIKSKTMMGYSSPYVPGWDCHGLPIEHNVEKEYGVMDKAKTRKACRDYATKFIDIQKQEFKRLGVLGQWDKPYLTMSYDYEATIYKEFLEFFKNSYVYESKKPVYWCMSCKTSLALAEIEYEEDKSTSIYVKFDFISDLGSEDKRFLGKAVSAVIWTTTPWTLPANLAVAVGPDIDYVFVQVKEREVLLVAKELYNKLMEKFEIKDAQIIKEVKGKDLEGYELAHPFYDRVSKMILSEYVNLEMGTGLVHTAPGHGEEDYEVGLKYNLSVYSPVDEDGRFTQDVQYFAGEHVFKANEKIIELLKKNGMLLKEEEIVHSYPHCWRCKKPVIFKATKQWFISLEKNDLRSKALEEIKKVKWIPKSGQNRIYAMVENRPDWCISRQRAWGVPIALFRCKKCGRIVKDKEILDFTAKNIEQFGADIWFEKDNAYFLPKDYKCECGSQDFEKVEDILDVWFDSGVSHKAVLYNKIKWPADMYLEGSDQHRGWFHSSLLESVGTLGKAPYKSVLTHGFVVDAKGRKMSKSLGNVISPQSIIEKYGADILRLWACATDYREDIKLSNEIMTRLIEGYRKIRNTIRFLLGNLSDFYKERSLKYEDLEEIDKWILAELENLKEKLFKAYENYEFHLIYQNVTNFCINTLSSFYLDILKDTLYCDSLNSKKRLSAQTAMKEVLDVLIKFLAPILSFTAEEAYQLNKPEKESVHMEYFVPIIDKYKNDLLREKWSLINKIRLSVLKALELAREQKYIGNSLEADVYLNSNNSLVNSILFDERINLADIFIVSHVFYKSIDNALVDYTDETLGLIIKVTKAIGEKCDRCWKFDESVSKNENHLCKRCQEVINEQRPKF; the protein is encoded by the coding sequence GGTACTGCATTAAATAAAATACTTAAAGATATGGTTATAAAAAGCAAAACTATGATGGGTTACAGTTCACCATATGTACCTGGTTGGGATTGTCATGGTTTACCAATAGAACATAATGTAGAAAAAGAATATGGCGTGATGGATAAAGCAAAAACAAGAAAAGCTTGCAGAGATTATGCCACAAAGTTTATAGATATTCAAAAGCAGGAATTCAAAAGATTGGGCGTATTGGGACAATGGGATAAACCTTATCTGACCATGAGTTATGATTATGAAGCAACAATTTACAAAGAGTTTTTAGAGTTTTTTAAAAATTCTTACGTATATGAAAGCAAAAAACCAGTGTATTGGTGTATGTCTTGCAAAACTTCACTTGCTTTAGCAGAAATTGAATACGAAGAAGATAAATCAACTTCCATATATGTTAAATTTGACTTTATAAGCGATTTGGGTTCAGAAGATAAAAGGTTTTTGGGTAAAGCGGTAAGTGCAGTTATTTGGACAACAACCCCCTGGACTTTACCAGCTAACTTAGCAGTAGCTGTTGGCCCAGATATTGATTATGTATTTGTACAAGTAAAAGAAAGGGAAGTATTGCTTGTTGCCAAAGAATTATATAATAAATTAATGGAAAAATTTGAGATAAAAGATGCACAAATTATAAAAGAAGTAAAAGGCAAAGATTTAGAAGGGTATGAGCTTGCACATCCATTTTATGATAGAGTATCAAAAATGATTCTATCTGAGTATGTAAATTTAGAGATGGGTACGGGTTTGGTTCACACAGCTCCAGGTCATGGTGAAGAAGATTATGAAGTGGGTCTTAAATATAATTTGAGTGTTTATTCTCCTGTTGATGAAGATGGTAGGTTTACACAAGATGTTCAATATTTTGCTGGCGAACACGTATTTAAAGCTAATGAGAAAATTATAGAATTACTAAAGAAAAACGGTATGCTGCTAAAAGAAGAAGAAATTGTTCACTCTTACCCGCACTGTTGGCGATGTAAAAAACCTGTAATATTTAAAGCCACAAAACAATGGTTTATATCACTGGAAAAAAATGATTTAAGGTCAAAAGCCCTGGAAGAAATAAAAAAAGTTAAATGGATACCAAAATCTGGCCAGAATAGGATTTATGCGATGGTAGAAAATAGGCCAGATTGGTGCATTTCAAGGCAACGTGCCTGGGGTGTGCCTATTGCTTTATTTAGATGTAAAAAATGCGGCAGAATAGTTAAAGATAAAGAAATATTAGATTTTACAGCAAAAAATATTGAACAATTTGGCGCAGATATATGGTTTGAAAAAGATAATGCATATTTTTTGCCAAAAGATTATAAATGTGAGTGTGGCAGCCAAGATTTTGAGAAAGTTGAAGATATACTTGATGTATGGTTTGACTCTGGTGTTTCGCACAAAGCAGTGCTTTACAATAAAATAAAATGGCCTGCTGATATGTATCTGGAAGGTTCAGATCAGCACAGAGGCTGGTTTCACTCATCTCTTTTAGAATCTGTTGGAACGCTTGGAAAAGCTCCATATAAAAGTGTTTTGACACATGGTTTTGTAGTAGATGCGAAAGGGCGAAAAATGAGTAAATCGCTGGGCAATGTAATTTCACCTCAAAGCATAATTGAAAAATATGGTGCTGATATTTTGAGACTCTGGGCCTGTGCTACTGATTATCGTGAAGATATAAAACTTTCAAATGAAATAATGACTCGCTTAATTGAAGGTTATAGGAAAATCCGCAATACAATTAGATTTTTATTGGGAAACCTAAGTGATTTTTATAAAGAGCGCAGTTTAAAATACGAAGATTTAGAAGAAATTGATAAATGGATATTGGCTGAACTGGAAAATTTAAAAGAAAAATTATTTAAAGCATATGAAAATTACGAATTCCATTTGATTTACCAAAATGTTACAAATTTTTGTATTAATACATTGAGCTCTTTTTATTTGGATATTTTAAAAGATACATTGTATTGCGATAGTTTAAATTCTAAAAAAAGATTATCTGCTCAAACAGCAATGAAAGAAGTGTTAGATGTACTGATAAAGTTTTTAGCGCCTATATTGTCCTTTACAGCCGAAGAAGCCTATCAACTAAATAAACCTGAAAAAGAAAGTGTACATATGGAATATTTTGTGCCTATAATTGACAAATATAAAAATGACCTATTAAGAGAAAAATGGAGTTTAATTAATAAAATACGACTTTCTGTACTAAAAGCTCTAGAATTAGCAAGAGAACAAAAATATATAGGAAATTCACTAGAAGCAGATGTATATTTAAATTCAAATAATTCTTTAGTAAATAGTATTTTGTTTGATGAAAGAATAAATTTAGCCGATATTTTTATAGTATCTCATGTTTTTTATAAAAGCATTGATAATGCACTTGTAGATTATACAGATGAAACTTTAGGTTTAATCATAAAGGTAACAAAAGCAATTGGTGAAAAGTGTGATAGGTGTTGGAAGTTTGATGAAAGTGTTTCAAAAAACGAGAATCATCTATGTAAACGTTGTCAAGAGGTAATAAATGAACAGCGTCCTAAATTTTAG
- a CDS encoding class I tRNA ligase family protein has product MDYKNTLNLPETAFPMKANLPIKELEILKFWEDKDIYNKILESRKNSNMFVLHDGPPYANGHIHM; this is encoded by the coding sequence ATGGATTACAAGAACACACTTAATTTGCCAGAAACTGCTTTTCCAATGAAAGCAAATTTGCCTATTAAAGAATTAGAAATTTTAAAATTTTGGGAAGATAAAGATATATATAATAAAATTTTGGAATCAAGAAAAAATAGTAATATGTTCGTTTTACATGATGGACCGCCTTATGCAAATGGGCATATACATATG
- the pheT gene encoding phenylalanine--tRNA ligase subunit beta — MKVSYNWLKEFVDIPVSSFELAEKFTLSGLEVESIINTQDACFDSIVGKILSRQPLPNNLYLLVVDIGKKQLSIVTSDYHLDIGDKVGVVQVGTNFNGIVKEKKFGKYISEGFLLSASELGLEETSNNVFVLDSSFEVGTKLKDLEVFNDFIFDISITPNRADCLSILGIAREVSIYYNTPIKLKECQIIKEDNKFNVILDKDCPSYIASNMKVKISPSCFDIRQKLIKCGVRPINNVVDITNYCMLALGQPMHAFDKDKIGNQIIVRNAFKKERIVALNDIEYELEDDLVISDEKKAIAIAGIMGGRDSQIDENTENIILECAYFVPERIRKTSKKLKLSSESSYRFERGIDPNLNEYATYFAIDLLKQFAQAQVIGITKNVTKKEPKKVPFTVDEINDFLGAKYEKQKFYKIGFEIKETTSKLVAIVPTYRIDIENMEDIAEEIARIDGYDKLPSTSPCVSLSCKSIKDKKDSIRLLLKSNGLFEAINYSFVDGHLLSKLTNSSNLLYLKNPLTQEQNCMRNTLFLGLMENLVFNLNHNIKSIALFEIGKIFDLENESNALGIILHGFKPLNWYTQKNLFDFYDIKGLFEAIFGLFECNIEFKSQELAFMHPKKTLAVYNNGNYIGFFGEIHPNIYDIFEIKFLKSGVLYGEILIDSFDKFKSFHYKFLPKFPIVVRDLNIVVDKSERVDEIKSTISNFEFVYKVNLIDVYDMVNKKSLNFRIELYSQDKTLSDQDIEKLMNEVFLSLKFKFRAAIRGKENGLQEHT; from the coding sequence ATGAAAGTATCGTATAATTGGTTAAAAGAATTTGTGGATATACCTGTTAGTTCTTTTGAATTAGCAGAAAAATTTACATTATCTGGTTTAGAAGTCGAATCTATCATTAATACACAAGATGCATGTTTTGATAGTATTGTAGGAAAAATTTTATCCAGGCAACCTTTGCCAAACAATCTTTACCTTTTAGTTGTTGATATTGGAAAAAAACAACTTTCTATTGTAACAAGTGATTATCATTTAGATATCGGTGATAAAGTTGGTGTTGTGCAAGTAGGTACTAATTTTAATGGTATAGTAAAAGAAAAGAAATTTGGGAAATACATTTCTGAAGGCTTTTTGCTATCAGCAAGTGAGCTTGGTTTAGAAGAAACTTCAAACAATGTATTTGTCCTTGATAGTTCATTTGAGGTTGGCACAAAACTTAAAGACTTGGAAGTATTTAACGATTTTATTTTTGATATAAGCATTACGCCAAATAGGGCTGACTGTTTAAGCATTTTAGGTATAGCAAGAGAAGTATCTATTTATTACAATACACCAATAAAATTAAAAGAATGCCAGATAATTAAGGAAGATAATAAATTTAATGTGATTTTAGATAAAGATTGTCCAAGTTACATTGCAAGTAATATGAAAGTTAAAATATCACCTTCTTGTTTTGATATACGACAAAAACTTATAAAGTGTGGTGTAAGGCCCATAAATAATGTGGTTGACATTACAAATTATTGCATGTTAGCTTTAGGTCAGCCAATGCATGCGTTTGATAAAGACAAAATTGGAAATCAGATTATTGTTAGAAATGCTTTTAAGAAAGAGCGTATTGTAGCTTTAAATGATATAGAGTATGAACTTGAAGATGATCTTGTTATATCAGATGAAAAAAAAGCTATTGCAATAGCTGGTATAATGGGTGGCAGGGATAGTCAAATAGATGAAAACACAGAAAACATAATACTTGAATGTGCTTATTTTGTACCAGAGCGGATAAGAAAAACATCAAAAAAGTTAAAGTTGTCTTCTGAGAGTTCTTATAGATTTGAGCGGGGTATTGACCCTAATTTAAATGAATATGCAACATATTTTGCTATAGATTTATTAAAACAATTTGCACAGGCTCAAGTAATTGGTATAACAAAAAATGTAACAAAAAAAGAACCAAAAAAGGTACCTTTTACTGTAGATGAAATAAATGATTTTTTAGGCGCAAAATATGAAAAACAAAAATTTTATAAAATAGGTTTTGAGATTAAAGAGACGACTTCGAAATTAGTTGCTATTGTCCCCACTTATCGTATTGATATTGAAAATATGGAAGATATTGCAGAAGAGATAGCTAGAATTGATGGCTATGATAAACTGCCATCTACAAGCCCTTGTGTAAGCTTAAGCTGTAAGTCTATTAAAGATAAAAAAGACTCAATTAGGCTATTGTTAAAATCAAATGGTTTATTTGAAGCTATAAATTATTCATTTGTTGATGGTCATTTACTATCAAAACTTACCAATTCAAGTAATCTATTGTATTTAAAAAATCCCTTAACACAAGAACAAAACTGTATGAGAAATACGCTTTTTTTAGGTTTAATGGAAAATTTAGTTTTTAATTTAAATCACAATATAAAATCCATTGCGTTATTTGAAATTGGTAAAATTTTTGATTTGGAAAACGAAAGTAATGCACTTGGCATAATATTACATGGATTTAAACCACTAAATTGGTATACGCAAAAAAATTTATTTGACTTTTATGATATAAAAGGATTATTTGAGGCAATATTTGGTTTATTTGAGTGTAATATAGAATTTAAAAGTCAAGAGCTTGCATTTATGCACCCCAAAAAAACTTTAGCTGTCTATAACAATGGAAATTATATTGGTTTTTTTGGCGAAATTCACCCAAATATTTATGATATTTTCGAGATTAAGTTTTTAAAATCAGGTGTTTTATATGGAGAGATCTTAATTGACAGTTTTGATAAATTCAAGAGTTTTCATTATAAGTTTTTGCCAAAATTCCCGATAGTTGTTAGAGATTTAAATATTGTGGTTGATAAAAGTGAACGTGTAGATGAAATAAAAAGTACTATCAGTAATTTTGAATTTGTTTATAAAGTAAATCTTATTGATGTGTACGATATGGTAAACAAAAAGAGTCTAAATTTTAGAATAGAGTTATATTCCCAGGACAAAACACTTTCGGATCAAGATATAGAAAAACTTATGAATGAAGTATTCTTAAGTTTAAAATTTAAATTTAGAGCTGCAATTAGGGGGAAAGAAAATGGATTACAAGAACACACTTAA
- the pheS gene encoding phenylalanine--tRNA ligase subunit alpha: MHEVLNQLDEKLEKATTQEDIKQIKSFFLGKNGYLTNLFKQLSSLEQEDRIQKGKILNELKEIVTQKIESKLQDIKNTKKQQELIQEIDLFLDGKSPNIGCIHPVNLVIKEISDIFLSMGFGIEDGPEVELDLYNFELLNIPKNHPARDMQDTFYIDENRLLRTQTSGVQVRTMLKKKPPLMFIAPGRVYRRDSDLTHSPMFHQIEGLAVDKNIRFSDLKGVLEIFLNEFFGKTKVRFRPSYFPFTEPSAEVDIGCVICGGKGCRVCSNTGYLEVLGCGMVHRNVLKNVGYEGFRGFAFGLGVERFAMLKYGIDNIRLMFENDLRFLEQFSNSFYPKGLV; the protein is encoded by the coding sequence TTGCATGAAGTATTAAATCAGCTTGATGAAAAACTTGAGAAAGCCACGACACAAGAAGATATAAAGCAAATAAAAAGTTTTTTTTTAGGTAAAAATGGATATTTAACTAATTTATTTAAACAGCTGAGTAGTTTAGAACAAGAAGATAGAATACAAAAAGGTAAAATTTTAAATGAATTAAAAGAAATTGTAACACAAAAAATAGAAAGCAAACTTCAGGATATAAAAAATACCAAAAAACAACAGGAATTAATTCAGGAAATCGATTTGTTTTTAGATGGTAAAAGTCCAAATATTGGCTGTATTCACCCGGTTAATCTTGTGATAAAAGAAATATCTGATATTTTTTTATCAATGGGTTTTGGTATAGAAGATGGACCAGAAGTTGAACTTGATTTGTATAATTTCGAGTTGTTGAATATACCAAAAAACCATCCTGCACGTGATATGCAGGATACATTTTATATTGACGAAAATAGATTGTTGCGTACACAAACAAGTGGTGTTCAGGTTAGAACAATGCTTAAAAAAAAGCCTCCTTTAATGTTTATTGCTCCAGGCAGAGTTTACAGGCGTGATTCGGATTTAACACACTCTCCAATGTTTCACCAAATTGAAGGTTTAGCTGTAGATAAAAATATAAGGTTTTCTGACCTAAAAGGCGTATTGGAAATTTTTTTAAATGAGTTTTTTGGTAAAACAAAAGTAAGATTTAGACCAAGTTATTTTCCATTTACAGAACCATCTGCTGAAGTTGATATTGGCTGTGTTATTTGTGGTGGTAAAGGTTGCAGAGTGTGTTCAAATACTGGTTATCTGGAAGTGCTAGGTTGCGGCATGGTTCATAGAAATGTACTGAAAAATGTAGGGTACGAGGGTTTTAGAGGCTTTGCATTTGGCCTTGGTGTTGAAAGATTTGCAATGTTAAAGTATGGAATTGACAATATAAGGTTAATGTTTGAAAACGATTTAAGGTTTTTGGAACAATTTAGTAATTCGTTTTATCCAAAAGGTTTAGTATGA